A single region of the Silene latifolia isolate original U9 population chromosome 8, ASM4854445v1, whole genome shotgun sequence genome encodes:
- the LOC141595053 gene encoding uncharacterized protein LOC141595053, with translation MTNKFKVEALDRSLRDVMRFHNPMCADQPFGGKVVIFGGDFRQIRPVIPKGSRQDIAHFALNSSYLWQSCKVLRLTKNMRLQSGSSSSSANEIREFSDWILKIGDGEAEESNDDLLIKEANNPIEAIVENTYP, from the coding sequence ATGACAAACAAATTTAAGGTTGAAGCTTTGGATAGAAGTTTAAGGGATGTTATGCGCTTTCACAATCCTATGTGTGCAGACCAACCATTTGGAGGTAAGGTGGTCATATTTGGGGGTGATTTCCGACAGATTCGGCCTGTTATACCGAAAGGAAGTAGACAAGATATTGCACATTTTGCACTAAACTCCTCTTACCTATGGCAGTCATGCAAGGTTTTGAGGCTCACCAAAAACATGAGACTTCAATCAGGGAGCTCGAGTTCAAGCGCAAATGAGATCAGAGAGTTTTCAGACTGGATATTGAAAATCGGGGATGGTGAGGCAGAGGAATCTAATGATGACCTCCTAATAAAGGAAGCAAACAATCCTATAGAGGCCATTGTCGAAAACACTTATCCATGA